One genomic window of Elusimicrobiaceae bacterium includes the following:
- the murB gene encoding UDP-N-acetylmuramate dehydrogenase, producing MDFKKELSAYFGTNCLLNESMASHTTYRTGGPAEVYVYPTSREEWSFVLKLARTENIPLRIIGFGSNILVGSQGLPGITCSTKHMNQSAVKGNRITAQAGVALDKVCELAVSSGLAGMEKLSGIPGSVGGAVYMNAGAFGQETFDCLEYVEVIDMEGKPAMLLKQDLPHAYRHVEGIENYIVLSAGFLLEQKDFSSLTETRNLILHKRIEKQPLDLPSAGSVFKRPVGDYASRLIDETGLRGLSIGGAKVSEKHAGFIVNFNHATPEDIKNLMDEVRRQVKDKSGIELELEQILWGKFGA from the coding sequence ATGGATTTTAAAAAAGAACTTTCCGCTTATTTCGGAACGAATTGTTTGTTGAATGAATCCATGGCCTCACACACTACTTACCGTACCGGGGGGCCTGCGGAAGTGTATGTCTATCCAACCTCAAGGGAAGAATGGAGTTTTGTTCTTAAATTAGCCCGTACAGAAAACATCCCTCTTCGGATTATCGGTTTTGGTTCTAACATTTTGGTAGGAAGCCAAGGATTGCCGGGTATTACGTGTTCTACTAAACACATGAATCAATCCGCCGTAAAGGGCAACCGCATCACCGCACAAGCCGGTGTAGCATTAGATAAAGTGTGCGAACTGGCTGTATCCTCGGGGTTGGCCGGCATGGAAAAATTGTCCGGGATACCGGGTAGTGTCGGCGGAGCGGTTTATATGAATGCAGGGGCCTTTGGCCAAGAGACATTTGATTGTCTGGAATATGTGGAAGTAATTGATATGGAAGGCAAACCGGCCATGCTACTTAAACAAGATCTCCCTCATGCTTACCGCCACGTGGAAGGCATTGAAAATTATATTGTACTTAGTGCCGGGTTTTTACTGGAACAAAAAGATTTTTCTTCTCTGACCGAAACACGCAATTTAATTTTGCATAAACGCATTGAAAAACAACCGCTGGATTTACCGTCTGCCGGCAGTGTTTTTAAGCGGCCGGTAGGAGATTATGCCTCCCGTCTGATTGATGAAACAGGTTTGAGAGGTTTAAGTATCGGCGGGGCAAAGGTATCTGAAAAGCATGCCGGTTTTATTGTCAATTTTAATCATGCCACGCCGGAAGATATTAAAAATTTGATGGATGAAGTGCGCCGCCAAGTCAAAGATAAAAGCGGCATTGAGTTGGAACTAGAGCAAATTCTGTGGGGAAAGTTTGGCGCATAA
- a CDS encoding prepilin-type N-terminal cleavage/methylation domain-containing protein, with protein MLRCFCSASQQLNKAEALNKDTFRATHCVGFTLIELLVVVLIIGILSAIALPQYTKAVQKADLAKMQVLLKSVVTAQQAYYLENGSYATTLDELGLDLPVTGTCSAHLWSTGNGYKIGPEGFCLQLLTLTYGSATHTVAVSFGAKAQGYGLTGDDAQYGGVEYLLEDWASAGKGSANKIYCRTATNSTKATYCKGLSLKKGNCIGDWYEM; from the coding sequence ATGCTGAGATGTTTTTGCTCAGCATCTCAACAACTTAATAAGGCTGAGGCCCTGAACAAAGACACTTTCAGGGCGACACATTGTGTCGGTTTTACCCTCATTGAACTACTCGTCGTCGTCCTTATCATTGGCATTTTATCCGCCATTGCCCTGCCGCAATATACCAAAGCAGTACAAAAAGCTGATTTAGCTAAAATGCAAGTATTACTTAAATCTGTCGTTACCGCACAACAAGCGTATTATTTAGAGAATGGTAGTTATGCCACCACGTTAGACGAATTGGGTTTAGATTTGCCGGTTACCGGTACCTGTAGCGCGCATCTATGGTCGACTGGTAACGGTTATAAAATCGGCCCGGAGGGATTTTGTTTGCAACTACTTACGTTAACCTATGGCTCGGCAACTCATACCGTGGCGGTTTCTTTCGGAGCAAAGGCGCAAGGATATGGTCTGACAGGCGATGATGCTCAATACGGGGGTGTAGAATATTTGCTAGAAGACTGGGCTTCTGCTGGAAAAGGATCTGCTAATAAAATATATTGTAGAACAGCTACAAATAGTACAAAGGCCACTTATTGTAAAGGACTGTCTTTGAAAAAGGGAAATTGTATCGGAGATTGGTACGAAATGTAA
- a CDS encoding LptF/LptG family permease: MATPFVTLLMCLLGMPFAISTRRKSKILNIIASMVIAFTFWWLISMITSVGENGYINPFLAGWGPVFVFGAVVFFEFKWLKL, translated from the coding sequence CTGGCTACTCCGTTTGTCACCCTACTAATGTGTCTGCTGGGGATGCCCTTTGCCATTAGTACCCGACGCAAAAGCAAAATCCTCAACATTATTGCCTCTATGGTGATTGCATTTACCTTCTGGTGGTTAATCAGCATGATCACATCAGTAGGCGAAAACGGCTATATTAATCCGTTCCTAGCCGGTTGGGGACCGGTGTTTGTGTTCGGCGCCGTCGTCTTTTTTGAATTTAAGTGGCTGAAGTTGTAA
- a CDS encoding LptF/LptG family permease: MSRLFAYIAKKFWGPFFFALGVFATLVVLGDTFEKLKTLSNGSATLGSILTYSLLSFPNWLTTIMPVACLLASISVVSEMVASGEWTACVAGGFAPRQLFKPVIVCIILVAATTMFVQEFIVPPLNLKADILYYTKIKPDADFKLNTEADVAIKLSTDQMLFAKWVDLGKGLMVQVSIDTYDQNWDIASQLVAQRMVWDKDQKRWILYDGTQRTFSKQTTTQDEHFEQLPSPITLPPQDMSVSKTEGKLLSIRELTKRIAFFKRTGLAHTPQKRSASLNWLLRLSPY, encoded by the coding sequence ATGAGCCGCTTATTTGCCTATATTGCCAAGAAATTTTGGGGGCCTTTTTTCTTCGCTCTAGGTGTATTTGCCACCTTGGTGGTATTGGGCGATACATTTGAAAAATTAAAAACTTTAAGTAACGGCTCGGCCACTTTGGGTTCTATTTTAACTTACTCTTTACTTAGTTTCCCTAACTGGCTCACCACCATTATGCCGGTGGCGTGTTTACTGGCCTCTATTTCAGTGGTGTCTGAAATGGTGGCTAGCGGGGAATGGACGGCTTGCGTGGCGGGCGGTTTTGCTCCGCGTCAGTTGTTCAAACCGGTTATTGTGTGTATTATATTAGTAGCCGCAACCACCATGTTTGTGCAAGAATTTATCGTACCGCCGCTTAATCTGAAGGCAGACATTTTGTACTACACCAAAATTAAACCGGACGCCGATTTTAAACTCAACACGGAAGCGGATGTGGCAATCAAATTATCCACCGATCAAATGCTTTTTGCCAAATGGGTAGACTTGGGAAAAGGTCTTATGGTTCAAGTATCCATTGATACGTATGACCAAAATTGGGACATCGCTTCCCAATTAGTTGCCCAACGCATGGTATGGGATAAAGATCAAAAACGCTGGATTTTATACGACGGTACGCAACGCACTTTTTCCAAGCAAACTACCACGCAGGATGAGCACTTTGAGCAATTGCCTTCCCCTATTACTTTACCGCCGCAAGATATGTCCGTGAGCAAAACGGAAGGAAAATTATTAAGCATTCGGGAACTAACTAAACGGATCGCCTTCTTTAAGAGAACTGGCCTTGCCCATACACCGCAGAAACGGAGCGCCAGTCTAAACTGGCTACTCCGTTTGTCACCCTACTAA
- a CDS encoding LptF/LptG family permease, producing the protein MIHLKRPAIFTVYIAKSLLTFFVGVVGILTFVIFMKQFISIMNMAMTYGTSWTWIISSLLNILPDVFTLAAPMAFQIAILLTLTNMSEHGELIALRAAGFSFREIVRPMLFCAIGLSILLFFLGNWLSPRSYKRFLDRRDEARQKITKVTLEPKTFLDLGEWDLYLEELDDLTKLAKQIHLIRKKDAASLSTKVNASTGKIILTDRAIGLQLKDGQMQRINAKDPTSIIAADFDSYTMSISLIRDHRRRMRVGELTTTKMLRILRRGLLTPEQKAEYRSEISMRNVLAWAPILLLFVSCPLGFSLGKRSNKGWGMLFSVIIIFAFYLLMTLGLSLGKKYGVLAYIAPWIPYAVGIAAARYLWKKRLNI; encoded by the coding sequence ATGATACACCTAAAGCGTCCGGCCATTTTTACGGTATATATTGCTAAAAGCCTGCTGACTTTTTTTGTAGGGGTGGTGGGTATTTTGACTTTTGTTATATTCATGAAGCAATTCATTTCTATCATGAATATGGCCATGACTTACGGTACCAGCTGGACTTGGATTATTTCTTCTTTACTCAATATTTTGCCGGATGTGTTCACCTTGGCAGCGCCTATGGCATTTCAAATTGCCATTTTACTTACGCTCACTAATATGAGCGAACATGGAGAATTGATTGCGCTGCGTGCCGCCGGATTTTCTTTTCGGGAAATCGTACGTCCCATGTTGTTTTGCGCTATTGGGCTGAGCATATTACTTTTCTTTTTAGGGAACTGGTTAAGCCCGCGCAGTTACAAACGCTTTTTAGACCGGCGCGATGAGGCCCGCCAAAAAATTACCAAGGTTACCCTGGAACCCAAAACATTTTTAGATTTAGGCGAATGGGATTTATACCTCGAAGAACTGGATGATTTGACGAAACTTGCCAAACAGATCCACCTTATCAGGAAAAAAGATGCCGCTTCCCTAAGCACTAAAGTAAATGCCAGCACCGGTAAAATTATTCTCACAGACCGTGCGATTGGTCTGCAACTCAAAGACGGACAGATGCAACGCATCAATGCAAAAGATCCCACCTCCATCATTGCGGCAGACTTTGATTCCTACACCATGAGCATTTCGCTAATACGAGATCATCGCCGACGTATGCGGGTAGGAGAATTGACCACTACCAAAATGCTGCGCATACTAAGACGGGGGTTATTGACACCGGAACAAAAAGCGGAATATCGCTCGGAAATCAGCATGCGCAATGTGTTGGCGTGGGCGCCTATTTTGCTATTATTTGTCAGCTGTCCGCTGGGGTTTTCTTTAGGAAAACGCTCTAATAAAGGATGGGGAATGTTGTTTAGTGTCATTATCATTTTTGCCTTTTACTTACTGATGACTTTAGGGCTCAGCTTAGGCAAAAAATATGGGGTACTGGCTTATATTGCCCCGTGGATACCCTACGCAGTGGGCATAGCGGCGGCACGATATTTGTGGAAAAAGAGGTTAAATATATGA
- a CDS encoding ComF family protein produces MIMWKQKITSLITWRPTSLFSSKPWQRVRAFCLHILLPNTCYHCACDLSWNNTHPLCKDCEQQLQPVGPLYCLRCGKPLPDGGAHCYDCRGTKGKQYACKVIRSALVFNPVLRPLVHAFKYADRPYLADYLAQWMNVSWQKYPDLAQVQVLVPVPLHPKKQKQRRYNQSELLARALAHLQGLPVDSACLIRVRNTPSQTQFGRAGRLENMRGAFRCEQPANIKGKIVLLIDDVATTGATLEGCAEALKAAGAKKVIAYTLAREV; encoded by the coding sequence ATGATTATGTGGAAACAGAAGATTACATCGCTTATAACTTGGCGGCCAACCTCACTATTCAGTTCTAAGCCATGGCAGCGTGTGCGGGCTTTCTGTTTGCATATTCTGCTGCCTAATACTTGTTATCATTGCGCTTGTGATTTGTCATGGAACAATACGCATCCGTTATGTAAGGATTGTGAACAACAATTACAACCCGTGGGCCCTTTGTATTGTTTGCGTTGTGGAAAACCTTTGCCGGATGGAGGGGCTCATTGTTATGATTGCCGCGGAACAAAAGGGAAACAGTATGCCTGTAAGGTCATCCGCTCGGCCTTAGTATTTAATCCGGTGCTTCGGCCGTTGGTGCATGCTTTCAAATATGCCGATAGACCCTACCTGGCGGATTATTTAGCGCAATGGATGAATGTATCTTGGCAAAAATATCCGGATTTAGCACAGGTGCAGGTGTTGGTCCCGGTGCCGCTACATCCTAAAAAGCAAAAACAGCGTCGGTATAATCAATCGGAACTGTTAGCGCGTGCCTTGGCACATTTGCAAGGCTTGCCGGTGGATAGCGCTTGTTTGATAAGGGTGCGTAATACTCCCAGCCAGACACAATTTGGCCGCGCGGGGCGTTTGGAAAATATGCGGGGTGCCTTTCGTTGTGAGCAGCCCGCTAATATAAAAGGGAAAATAGTACTGCTGATAGATGATGTGGCCACCACAGGGGCTACTTTGGAAGGGTGTGCGGAAGCCTTAAAGGCGGCCGGCGCGAAAAAAGTAATCGCCTACACCTTGGCGCGAGAAGTATAA
- the waaF gene encoding lipopolysaccharide heptosyltransferase II: MSENQPKILVVRLSSLGDIVLSSAVFKNLKAKWPKSHITLLVKPQFAQVLAGHPDIDEIMVAKKGLWGNVRQVRAGHFTHFLDLHSTFKTMLIGAFSQIPNRLRYSKNPIARRLYVKFRKNSPVLEKHTLQRYLEVLAGWDVPIKYTAPELGDWAYKNVELEGKKVNKIGIFQTSFIGDSVLTTPLIQKTAKLFPEAKIVVITRPQTEDIFRPMPEVDEIILNDKKGLNKIFGVWKTAQAIKASGIDILLVPHRSFRSAFIAWLSEVPIRIGFTSSEGWFLYTKTVPFSWMIHDAERNLSLLHGIVKENFKAEKLNMQYAPSAEENVARLMKDFNLEGKTLIGIHPGSAWATKCWPFENFVELISRIETELHLQTVIIGGGQKDADLGEKLCQLSQGHAANLCGKTSLADLMALMGHFKLFITNDSGPMHIATAFNVPTLAIFGPTTKELGFFPYGHGHRVLEVKGLDCRPCALHGGNKCPQGHFKCMRLITVDNVFNNVKEMLHENKVI, encoded by the coding sequence ATGAGCGAAAATCAGCCTAAAATTTTAGTAGTTCGTTTGTCTTCGTTAGGAGATATTGTTTTATCTTCTGCTGTGTTCAAAAACTTGAAAGCCAAATGGCCTAAGAGCCATATCACATTGTTAGTCAAACCCCAGTTTGCTCAAGTGCTGGCGGGGCACCCCGATATTGACGAAATTATGGTCGCCAAGAAGGGTTTATGGGGTAATGTCCGTCAGGTGCGGGCCGGCCATTTTACCCACTTTTTGGATTTGCACTCTACGTTCAAAACCATGTTAATCGGAGCGTTTAGCCAAATTCCGAACCGTTTGCGTTACAGCAAAAACCCAATTGCTCGTCGTCTATATGTGAAATTTCGCAAAAATTCGCCGGTACTGGAAAAACATACCTTGCAACGCTACTTAGAGGTGTTAGCAGGGTGGGATGTACCTATAAAATACACGGCGCCGGAACTGGGAGACTGGGCTTATAAAAATGTGGAGCTGGAAGGAAAGAAAGTAAATAAAATCGGTATTTTCCAAACTTCCTTTATTGGCGATAGCGTACTTACCACTCCGCTGATCCAAAAAACGGCCAAATTATTCCCGGAAGCTAAAATTGTGGTCATCACTCGTCCGCAAACGGAAGATATTTTCCGTCCGATGCCGGAAGTGGACGAAATTATCCTAAATGATAAAAAGGGACTTAATAAAATCTTCGGTGTATGGAAAACGGCTCAAGCCATTAAAGCTAGCGGTATTGATATTTTGCTGGTACCGCATCGCAGTTTTAGAAGTGCGTTTATTGCGTGGCTGAGTGAAGTGCCTATCCGGATTGGTTTTACCTCCAGCGAAGGATGGTTCCTGTACACAAAAACAGTTCCGTTTAGCTGGATGATTCACGATGCGGAGCGCAATTTATCTTTGTTGCATGGAATTGTGAAAGAGAATTTCAAAGCTGAAAAATTAAACATGCAATATGCGCCCAGTGCCGAAGAGAACGTGGCGCGTTTGATGAAAGATTTTAATTTGGAAGGCAAAACATTAATTGGTATTCACCCGGGGTCTGCTTGGGCTACCAAATGCTGGCCGTTTGAAAATTTTGTCGAACTGATTAGCCGTATTGAAACGGAATTGCACTTGCAAACGGTTATTATCGGCGGTGGCCAAAAAGATGCGGACTTGGGCGAAAAGTTATGCCAGCTTTCCCAAGGTCATGCCGCTAACCTGTGCGGTAAGACCAGCTTGGCCGATTTGATGGCACTGATGGGCCATTTCAAATTATTTATTACCAATGATTCCGGTCCGATGCATATTGCTACTGCTTTTAATGTGCCCACGCTGGCTATTTTCGGCCCGACCACTAAGGAATTAGGCTTTTTCCCGTATGGGCATGGGCATCGCGTGCTAGAGGTGAAAGGTTTGGATTGCCGGCCTTGCGCCTTACATGGCGGCAACAAATGTCCGCAAGGTCATTTCAAATGCATGCGTTTAATTACGGTAGATAACGTATTTAACAATGTAAAAGAAATGTTGCATGAAAACAAAGTAATTTAA
- a CDS encoding MFS transporter gives MYIKTRLTVMNFLQFAVWGAYLTSMGIFLAGAGLGDKIGWFYATQGFVSLFMPAVIGIVADRWVPAQKLLGLCHLLAAIFMAGAAYFGAQSTINFTALFTCYTISVAFYMPTIALSNSVAYTVLRQQNLDTVKVFPPIRVFGTVGFIAAMWITNFAQFQLSYAQWYFSAILGVVLALYCFTMPNCPTCATAAKSLAEALGLKAFALFKEKKMAIFFIFSMLLGMSLQVTNGFAGPFITGFNELAGFTGSWGANNATALVSLSQISETLCILLIPFFLQRYGIKKVMLISMFAWVLRFGFLGLGNPTTAVGMLLLIASMIVYGVAFDFFNISGSLYVDQETDASIRSSAQGVFMLMTNGFGAAIGSLAAQKVINNLVYVHANPALKVDGVYPMYLSQMIKDGWSESWFIFAGFALVVAILFAFMFKYEHKPQQN, from the coding sequence ATGTATATCAAAACTCGTCTGACTGTGATGAACTTTCTCCAGTTTGCCGTTTGGGGTGCCTACCTAACCTCTATGGGCATCTTTTTGGCGGGAGCTGGACTCGGTGATAAGATTGGTTGGTTTTATGCGACACAAGGTTTTGTGTCTCTTTTTATGCCGGCCGTGATCGGCATCGTGGCGGACCGCTGGGTACCGGCTCAAAAATTATTGGGCTTGTGCCATTTACTGGCCGCTATATTTATGGCCGGAGCCGCTTATTTCGGTGCGCAAAGCACGATTAATTTCACCGCTTTATTTACTTGCTACACCATCAGCGTGGCCTTTTATATGCCCACTATTGCGTTGTCCAACTCTGTAGCTTATACGGTACTTCGCCAACAAAATTTAGATACTGTAAAAGTATTTCCTCCCATCCGCGTATTTGGTACGGTCGGTTTTATCGCCGCCATGTGGATTACCAACTTTGCCCAGTTCCAACTCAGCTACGCGCAATGGTATTTCTCCGCAATTTTAGGCGTAGTATTGGCACTCTATTGTTTTACCATGCCGAACTGCCCCACCTGTGCTACCGCTGCCAAATCTTTGGCAGAAGCCTTGGGTCTCAAAGCATTTGCTCTGTTCAAAGAAAAAAAGATGGCAATTTTCTTCATCTTTTCTATGTTACTGGGAATGTCTTTGCAAGTGACCAACGGTTTTGCCGGCCCCTTTATTACCGGATTTAACGAACTGGCCGGTTTTACGGGCTCTTGGGGAGCCAACAATGCCACGGCTTTGGTCTCTTTATCACAGATTTCCGAAACCTTGTGTATTTTGCTCATTCCGTTCTTCCTCCAACGCTACGGTATTAAAAAAGTAATGCTGATCAGTATGTTTGCTTGGGTACTGCGCTTTGGCTTTTTGGGTTTAGGGAATCCGACCACCGCGGTAGGTATGTTGTTATTAATCGCCTCTATGATTGTGTACGGCGTGGCGTTTGACTTCTTCAACATTTCCGGCTCTTTGTATGTGGACCAAGAAACTGATGCTTCCATCCGCTCTAGCGCACAGGGTGTATTTATGCTGATGACCAACGGTTTTGGCGCGGCTATCGGCTCTTTAGCGGCCCAAAAGGTTATCAACAACTTGGTCTATGTGCACGCCAATCCCGCTCTTAAGGTTGACGGTGTTTATCCGATGTACTTGTCTCAAATGATTAAAGACGGGTGGAGTGAATCCTGGTTCATTTTTGCGGGATTTGCTTTAGTGGTAGCTATTTTGTTTGCGTTTATGTTTAAGTACGAACACAAACCGCAACAAAATTAA
- a CDS encoding YajQ family cyclic di-GMP-binding protein, translating into MADYSFDVVSKVDLNVIAEAVSAADKEIANRYDFKGTNSSIELNQKDNELNLRSSDEYKVGALRDVLFTRLAKRGVALKNLTQGKVEAALGGTAKQSIKIQQGIPSDKAKEISKTIKDAKLKVAASIQGDQLRVSSKSKDELQATQALLREKDFGLDLQFTNYR; encoded by the coding sequence ATGGCAGATTATAGCTTTGATGTGGTCAGTAAAGTAGATTTGAACGTAATCGCGGAAGCCGTTAGTGCCGCCGATAAAGAAATTGCCAACCGATACGATTTTAAAGGTACTAATTCGAGCATTGAACTCAATCAAAAAGACAATGAGTTAAATTTGCGTTCCAGTGACGAATATAAGGTAGGCGCGTTACGGGACGTTTTGTTCACGCGTTTGGCCAAACGCGGCGTAGCTTTGAAAAACTTAACCCAAGGCAAAGTGGAAGCGGCTTTGGGCGGTACGGCCAAACAAAGCATTAAAATCCAACAAGGGATTCCGTCCGATAAAGCCAAAGAGATCTCCAAAACCATCAAAGATGCCAAATTAAAGGTGGCGGCCTCTATTCAGGGAGATCAACTGAGGGTGTCTTCTAAATCCAAAGATGAATTACAGGCCACGCAGGCTTTATTGCGGGAAAAAGATTTCGGATTAGACTTACAATTCACCAATTACAGATAG
- a CDS encoding tetratricopeptide repeat protein — protein sequence MKKVLLACVCCLGCVPLLSAQDAALSFYQQEALTKGKTTRQDRAYAGALAQDLDQWLQAHPGHQETKQAMMMKADYAQRANWLDMALITWYQVRFYFPSPQEVALLSANVEQAMDELNHRQKGQALQLLTQDTSALKTLQARQAALLTQLVQTNLEKVYQPVNVLFEEYFTQNPKDEQLDKMTLLYGDWHRQNKNYYAAILEYNKVYKLFPNTAYKAASLRMIADVYAADLREYDTAAALYDQVLKQYPDSAEIGIVYKHLAVMEENRKNYDEALVYYDKAIADLGGKPSAYDAWRGKADVLIKTKSYQAAYETLMQGANAFAGDEKKQVALWTEAAQVAQRRLKNPALETAALDKALLTYPQTQQAPELMYEAAYAYEQQGRPSQAAEIYQRLIIHYPTDKWASRAQGRLNKLLK from the coding sequence ATGAAAAAAGTTCTTTTAGCCTGTGTGTGCTGTTTGGGATGCGTACCGTTGTTGTCCGCGCAGGATGCGGCATTGTCGTTTTATCAGCAGGAAGCGCTAACCAAAGGGAAAACGACTCGTCAGGACCGTGCGTATGCCGGAGCCTTAGCGCAGGATTTGGACCAGTGGCTACAGGCCCATCCGGGGCATCAAGAAACCAAACAGGCCATGATGATGAAAGCCGATTATGCCCAGCGGGCAAATTGGTTGGATATGGCGTTGATCACATGGTATCAGGTGCGTTTTTATTTTCCTTCACCGCAAGAAGTGGCGTTACTGTCTGCTAACGTAGAACAAGCAATGGATGAATTAAACCACCGCCAAAAAGGCCAAGCCTTGCAGCTTTTGACGCAAGATACTTCTGCTCTAAAGACCTTGCAAGCCCGACAAGCGGCCTTGTTGACCCAGTTGGTGCAAACGAATTTGGAGAAAGTGTATCAACCGGTCAATGTGCTGTTTGAAGAATATTTTACCCAAAATCCGAAAGACGAACAATTGGACAAAATGACGCTCTTATATGGGGATTGGCACCGCCAAAATAAAAACTACTATGCGGCCATCCTCGAATATAACAAAGTGTATAAATTATTCCCCAACACGGCGTATAAAGCCGCCAGCTTGCGTATGATTGCAGATGTGTACGCGGCTGATTTAAGAGAATATGACACTGCCGCGGCTCTGTATGACCAAGTATTAAAGCAATATCCGGACTCGGCCGAAATCGGGATTGTATACAAACATTTGGCCGTCATGGAAGAAAACCGAAAAAATTACGACGAGGCCTTGGTGTATTATGACAAAGCCATTGCGGACTTGGGAGGCAAACCGAGCGCTTACGACGCTTGGCGCGGTAAAGCCGATGTGTTAATTAAAACCAAATCATATCAAGCCGCTTACGAAACGCTGATGCAGGGAGCAAATGCTTTTGCGGGAGATGAAAAAAAGCAGGTGGCTCTGTGGACGGAAGCGGCGCAAGTGGCGCAACGCCGTTTGAAAAATCCGGCTTTGGAAACGGCTGCTTTGGACAAAGCCTTGCTGACCTATCCGCAAACCCAACAGGCCCCCGAACTTATGTATGAAGCGGCCTATGCCTATGAGCAACAAGGCAGACCTAGCCAAGCCGCCGAAATATACCAACGTTTAATTATCCATTATCCTACCGATAAATGGGCCTCGCGCGCGCAAGGCAGATTAAATAAGTTGCTGAAATAA
- a CDS encoding prepilin-type N-terminal cleavage/methylation domain-containing protein: MKRGFTLVELLVVVLIIGILSAIAIPMYQGAVDKSHWSTMLPGAKAIKDAEEAIKMSNGLYTANMENLDVRMPDGDVQYTIETINDDGSVNVVRATNSKLPNVRLSSYLDENVNFAGQLHCEANDGPEGRGTRLCEKLLGGQYVMSVDGGYTAYLLDQEIDEGTCKHAEQSWSSSKTKCYRTNAARCEALGSDDLGNKQCGYTNQHGKEIGAESVCRATSGGYANNYDVGCNSSIVSNGGECIADAFGGCHHAEINQGGKCVGNHQDGCNYITVNAGGICEASVMAGCSHMTVNSGGKCISNAYYGCYDVTYVGTGCCEGQNCPSDHKCPQN; encoded by the coding sequence ATGAAAAGAGGTTTTACCCTAGTTGAATTGCTAGTTGTTGTACTGATTATTGGTATTTTATCAGCCATTGCTATCCCTATGTATCAAGGGGCAGTGGATAAGAGCCATTGGAGCACAATGCTCCCGGGAGCTAAAGCGATAAAAGATGCGGAAGAAGCTATCAAAATGAGCAATGGACTATATACTGCTAATATGGAAAATTTAGATGTTCGTATGCCAGACGGTGACGTGCAATATACCATAGAAACCATTAATGACGACGGCAGTGTCAATGTTGTTCGAGCGACAAACAGCAAACTACCTAATGTGCGATTATCTAGTTATTTAGATGAAAATGTAAATTTTGCAGGACAGTTACATTGTGAAGCAAACGACGGCCCGGAAGGCCGCGGCACCCGTCTATGTGAAAAACTACTGGGCGGGCAATATGTGATGTCAGTAGACGGTGGTTATACCGCCTATTTATTAGACCAAGAAATAGACGAAGGTACCTGTAAACATGCAGAGCAAAGTTGGAGTTCTAGTAAAACAAAATGCTACCGGACTAATGCGGCCCGGTGTGAGGCATTAGGTAGTGATGATTTAGGTAATAAACAATGCGGTTATACCAATCAACATGGTAAAGAAATCGGAGCAGAATCCGTTTGTAGAGCTACTTCTGGTGGATATGCTAATAATTATGATGTGGGGTGCAATAGTAGTATCGTTAGTAATGGCGGAGAATGTATTGCAGATGCGTTTGGCGGATGTCATCATGCTGAAATTAATCAGGGAGGAAAGTGTGTTGGTAATCATCAAGACGGGTGTAATTATATCACAGTTAATGCCGGCGGCATCTGCGAGGCCAGTGTAATGGCAGGGTGTTCTCATATGACGGTAAATAGTGGTGGAAAGTGTATTTCAAACGCATATTATGGTTGTTATGATGTGACGTATGTTGGAACGGGTTGTTGTGAAGGACAGAATTGTCCCTCCGACCACAAATGTCCGCAAAATTAG